The Betta splendens chromosome 4, fBetSpl5.4, whole genome shotgun sequence genome contains a region encoding:
- the si:ch211-198n5.11 gene encoding methylcrotonoyl-coenzyme A carboxylase 2, whose amino-acid sequence MYYMYRCSARASGQWWQCSVRHSSSASRKTGRPRCSFPVLEQPLRPVLRHVYEANLLNSNACHEKFVELSERARKGGGEAAVARHTLRNQKLLVRDRLRLLLDDDDFVELSPLAGLGLPYGDVPSAAVLTGIGRICGLWCVFFANDATVKGGTSYPITLKKQLRAQEVALKNRLPCVYLVDSGGAFLPLQSEIFPDKNHGGRAFYNEAIMSAMKISQVSVVCGSCTAGGAYIPTMAEEAVMVHRIGTVFLGGPPLVKAATGEEVTPEDLGGAKLHTEVSGCVDHFSWDEQEAYACVRNIISTLNFELPEEDEGRAEEEPLYSAEELLGLAPQSYNHSVDVKMVISRLTDGSRFQEFKARYGTTLITGFAKIHGHLVGIVANNGELSYQATLKGSHFIQLCDQREVPLLFLQNTAPAPTSAVSLTQAEISSNRLNAQGAMMAAVACASVPKITVVIGGCHGADSYAMCGRAFDPNFLFLWPNARVSITAPGHAGSLLIPDSKQEEKQRKELEDKMNRRLEEESSAFYSSARLWDDGVILPQDTRKVLGKCLNIIKQQQYQVSRDKLQSVLLRM is encoded by the exons ATGTATTATATGTATCGGTGCAGCGCACG AGCGTCTGGGCAGTGGTGGCAGTGTTCGGTCCGTCATTCGAGCTCTGCGTCGAGAAAGACCGGGCGTCCGCGCTGCTCCTTCCCGGTGCTGGAGCAGCCGCTGCGGCCAGTCCTCCGTCACGTGTACGAAGCCAATCTGCTCAACAGCAACGCGTGCCACGAGAA GTTTGTGGAGTTGAGTGAGAGGGCGAGGAAGGGCGGCGGAGAGGCCGCCGTCGCCAGACACACGCTGAGAAACCAGAAGCTGCTGGTCAGAGATCGCCTGCGCCTTCTGCTGGATGACGACGACTTCGTGGAGCTGTCGCCGCTGGCTGGTCTGGGTCTGCCCTACGGAGACGTCCCTTCAGCCGCCGTCCTCACTG GTATTGGCAGGATCTGTGGTctctggtgtgtgttttttgccaATGATGCTACTGTGAAAGGTGGCACATCGTATCCAATCACATTGAAGAAGCAACTACGAGCTCAAGAAGTAGCACTTAAAAACCGGCTTCCTTGTGTTTACCTGGTCGACTCCGGAGGAGCCTTTCTGCCGCTGCAG TCAGAGATCTTTCCTGATAAGAACCATGGAGGAAGGGCATTCTACAATGAAGCCATCATGTCAGCCATGAAGATCTCACAG GTGTCAGTGGTGTGCGGGTCCTGTACAGCGGGTGGGGCGTACATACCCACGATGGCCGAGGAGGCCGTTATGGTGCACCGGATAGGGACGGTGTTCCTGGGTGGACCACCGCTTGTGAAGGCTGCTACAGGAGAGGAAGTGACACCAGAGGACCTGGGAGGAGCCAAGCTTCACACTGA GGTGAGCGGCTGTGTTGACCATTTCTCCTGGGACGAGCAGGAGGCATACGCCTGCGTCAGAAACATCATATCTACGCTTAACTTTGAACTgcccgaggaggacgaggggagagcagaggaggagccgcTGTACAGTGCAGAGGAGCTTCTGGGCCTGGCGCCACAGAGTTACAACCACAGTGTGGATGTTAAAATG gtCATCAGTCGGCTCACAGACGGGAGCCGCTTCCAGGAGTTTAAAGCTCGCTACGGAACCACACTCATCACTGGCTTTGCAAAAATACACGG CCACCTGGTGGGGATAGTAGCCAACAACGGGGAGCTGTCGTATCAGGCCACACTGAAAGGAAGTCACTTCATCCAGTTATGTGACCAGAGAGAAGTTCCACTACTCTTCCTCCAGAACACGGCGCCCGCACCCACTTCGGCGGTGTCCTTAACGCAG gCTGAGATAAGCAGTAACCGCCTGAATGCTCAGGGTGCGATGATGGCTGCAGTGGCGTGTGCCTCCGTCCCTAAAATCACTGTTGTGATCGGTGGTTGTCATGGCGCTGACAGCTATGCCATG TGTGGGCGGGCATTTGACCctaacttcctgttcctgtggcCCAACGCCAGAGTGTCAATAACAGCTCCAGGTCACGCTGGCTCTCTGCTCATCCCTGACAGCaagcaggaggaaaagcagaggaaggagctggaaGACAAGATGAACAGGAGGTTAGAGGAGGAGAGCTCAGCTTTCTACTCCTCTGCGCGGCTGTGGGATGATGGAGTCATTCTGCCTCAGGACACCAGGAAG GTTCTAGGAAAATGCCTAAACatcatcaaacagcagcagtatcAGGTCTCCAGAGACAAGCTGCAATCAGTACTGCTACGTATGTAG
- the LOC114853594 gene encoding retinal Mueller cells isomerohydrolase-like, with amino-acid sequence MVSRVEHPAAGYRRLFETVEELTEPITAKISGVLPAWLGGSLLRMGPGLFEVGDEPFYHMFDGQALLHKFDLKNGRATYYRKFIRTDAYVRAMTEKRVVITEFGTAAYPDPCRNIFSRFFTYFRGIEVTDNCLVNIYPIGEDFYAVTETNYITKVDPDSLETLEKVDLCKYLSVNGVTAHPHTDTDGTMYNIGNCFGKNMSLAYNIVKIPPAHKDSLQKSQVVVQLPSSERLKPSYVHSFGLTENYFVFVEQPVKINLLKFLSSWSIRGATYMDCFESNDSMGTLFHLATKDPAAHLSSHKFRTSAFNLFHHINAYEDEGFVVVDLCTWKGHDFVYNYLYLATLKGEWEEVKRAAMSAPQPEVRRYVLPLDMHREDQGKNLVSLSYTTATAVLLSDGTVWLEPEVLFSGPRQAFEFPQINYTQCCGRKYSFAFGLGLNHFIPDRIVKLNVQTKETWVWQEEECYPSEPLFVPTPGSTEEDDGVLLSIVVKPGAERPSFLLVLDAVELTEVARVEVNTIIPVTLHGSYKPRP; translated from the exons ATGGTCAGCCG TGTGGAGCATCCTGCTGCAGGTTACAGAAGGCTCTTTGAGACAGTGGAGGAACTGACAGAACCCATAACCGCAAAGATCAgcg GTGTTTTGCCTGCGTGGCTCGGGGGCAGTCTGCTCAGGATGGGTCCGGGTCTCTTCGAGGTGGGAGACGAACCTTTCTACCACATGTTCGATGGACAGGCTCTCCTGCACAAGTTCGACCTGAAGAACGGTCGGGCGACCTACTACAGGAA GTTTATCAGGACGGATGCATATGTTCGCGCTATGACAGAGAAGAGGGTGGTCATCACTGAGTTCGGCACCGCCGCGTACCCAGACCCCTGCAGGAACATCTTCTCCAG ATTCTTTACTTACTTCAGGGGCATTGAAGTGACTGATAACTGTTTAGTGAACATCTATCCTATCGGTGAAGACTTCTACGCTGTCACAGAAACCAACTACATCACCAAGGTTGATCCCGACTCACTGGAGACTTTAGAGAAG GTGGATCTGTGTAAGTACCTGTCAGTGAACGGGGTGACTGCCCACCCCCACACTGACACTGACGGCACTATGTATAACATCGGCAACTGTTTCGGCAAGAACATGAGTCTGGCTTATAACATTGTCAAGATCCCACCTGCTCATAAAG ACTCCCTCCAGAAATCACAGGTTGTGGTTCAGCTGCCCAGCAGCGAGAGGCTGAAACCGTCCTATGTGCACAG CTTCGGTTTGACAGAAAActactttgtgtttgtggagcagccGGTGAAGATCAACCTGCTTAAATTCTTGTCATCGTGGAGCATCAGAGGGGCCACGTACATGGACTGCTTCGAATCCAACGACAGTATGGGG acaCTGTTCCACCTGGCTACCAAAGATCCAGCGGCGCACCTGAGCAGCCACAAGTTCAGAACCTCAGCCTTCAACCTCTTCCACCACATCAACGCCTATGAGGACGAGGGCTTCGTGGTGGTGGACCTGTGCACGTGGAAAGG ccacGACTTTGTGTATAACTACCTGTATCTGGCCACGCTGAAGGgggagtgggaggaggtgaagagagCAGCGATGAGCGCTCCTCAGCCAGAGGTCAGGCGATACGTGCTGCCGCTGGACATGCACAGG gaggACCAGGGGAAGAATCTGGTTTCTCTGTCCTACACTACAGCAACTGCTGTTCTTCTGAGCGACGGCACCGTCTGGCTTGAACCTGAAGTGCTATTTTCTGGGCCAAGACAAG CGTTTGAGTTTCCTCAGATCAACTATACTCAGTGTTGTGGGAGGAAGTACTCATTTGCTTTCGGTCTTGGACTCAACCACTTCATCCCTGACCGG ATAGTCaagctcaatgtgcagaccaaAGAGACGTGGGTGTGGCAGGAAGAGGAGTGTTACCCATCAGAGCCGCTGTTTGTGCCGACACCTGGATCCACAGAGGAGGACGATG GTGTTCTCCTGAGCATCGTGGTGAAGCCGGGCGCAGAGAGACCTAGCTTCCTACTGGTTCTGGATGCTGTAGAACTCACGGAGGTGGCCAGAGTGGAGGTCAACACCATCATCCCTGTGACCCTCCATGGCTCGTACAAACCGCGACCCTAA